AGCGGATCGACTACGTCGACCCCGGGGACCGGGTGGTCGCCCAGGGCGGGCGCGCGGCCGGCGCCCCGTCCGGCCTGCTGCGCCGGTACGCGGCGACCGTCTGCACCGACCACGCCGGCCGGGTCCTGCTGTACCGCAGGACCGCCTCGGCGCCCGCCTATCCCGACCACTACGACGTCCTGGTGGGCGGGGCGGTGCGGGCCGGCGAGGACTACCGCGCGGCGGCGCTTCGGGAGCTCCGGGAGGAGCTGGGCTGGGCGAGCGCGCACGGTCTCGCCGAGGCGTACCGGATCCGCGTCGACGATCCACACGGCGACTGCTTCCTGACCGTCCACCGCTGGGTGGTGGACCGGGCACCCAGGCCCGATCCGGCGGAGATCTCCTGGTGCGGCTTCGTCACGCCGCTGTCGGTCCTGACCGGCGGATACACCCCGATGGTCCCGGTCGGCACGGAGGCCGTCCGGCGCCTGTTCCCTCTCTGACCCGCACATCTCTCGTACGACCCCGACGAAGGACCCCACCATGTCGACGTCCTGCGCGCTGCCCTTACGCGGCGCCTCCCTCGCCGTCCCGGGCGCGCCGCCCGTCTCGGCGCCGCCCACGGGCCCCCCGCGCCCCGGCCGTCCCGGCCTCGACCGGGCCCGCGCCCGGCTGGCCACCCGGCTGGTGGCGGCGGCCGGTCCGGACGGTCTGCTCCGCGCCCCGTGCGACAGCCGGATCCTGGAGTCCGCCCTGGCCCTGCGGCTGCTCACGGTGACGGGCGTGGACCCGGACGCCCAGGAGCGGCTGACCCGCTTCCTGAAGATCGCGGTGGACGAGGGCTCCCCCGACCCCGTGCAGGAGGCCGCGGCACGGGCGGCGCTCGGCGAGTACGTGGACGGGCGGGCCGCGCTGAACCGACTGCTCGGCGGCTTCGACCACTTCACCGCCGGGCGCAAGCGGCTGATGTTCCGGACGGTGCTCGCGGAGCTCGGCGCCCATCCGTTCCCCGAGCTCTCCTCCCCCGATGGCCCCGATGACCCCGGGGACGTCGGGGACGTCGGGAACATCGGGGACGTCGGGGCGCTCTTCGAGGCGCGCGGTCAACAGCGGTGGCTGATCACGGAGATGGCCGCCCTGAAGACTCTGCACGCCTTCGGTACGGGCGTCCCGCGCCTCGTCACCGAGGACGACTGGCGGGCGCTCGCGCCCTGCTCGCTGCCCGGCCCGCCCCCGTACGGCAATCATCTCGCCCGGATTCTGGCCCTGTTGGCGCTGCGCCTGCGGCCCCGGTACGCGGCGGCCGTCCGCGCGCGGGCGCGGGAGCTGCGTCACTGGCTGCGCGGGGACGGCGGGCTGCCCTTCATCACCGGGATGGACGTCTTCGCGACGGCGACGGGCGGG
Above is a genomic segment from Streptomyces sp. NBC_00094 containing:
- a CDS encoding NUDIX domain-containing protein; this encodes MSARPSERIDYVDPGDRVVAQGGRAAGAPSGLLRRYAATVCTDHAGRVLLYRRTASAPAYPDHYDVLVGGAVRAGEDYRAAALRELREELGWASAHGLAEAYRIRVDDPHGDCFLTVHRWVVDRAPRPDPAEISWCGFVTPLSVLTGGYTPMVPVGTEAVRRLFPL